The Planococcus liqunii genome includes a region encoding these proteins:
- a CDS encoding class I SAM-dependent methyltransferase produces MLNYYSKLSTEVYDLDKPVGSSFGDIEYYLERLQGTAGRILEPAVGTARMMIPLLQAGFEVDGFDVSPEMLARCRDNCRERGLSPELFEGRMESFTASGKYGAIILPTGTFLLLHEREQSLQALSNFHRHLESGGRFIVDLYLPGNIELEKTSTRTWTLENGDTITLENKKVEVDWINQYSISHNRYEKWRDGKLIETELERFPMRWYGVAEFRLLLEQAGFTAITISTDYRYGEYPTGAGQCITFEAVK; encoded by the coding sequence TTGCTGAATTACTACAGTAAATTATCAACAGAAGTATACGACTTGGACAAACCCGTCGGCAGTTCGTTCGGCGATATCGAGTATTATCTGGAGCGGCTGCAAGGAACAGCTGGGCGGATTTTGGAACCGGCAGTTGGCACAGCACGCATGATGATTCCGCTGCTCCAAGCCGGATTTGAAGTTGACGGCTTTGATGTATCGCCGGAAATGCTCGCGAGATGCCGGGACAATTGCCGTGAAAGGGGGCTCAGTCCGGAACTGTTTGAAGGGCGGATGGAGTCGTTTACTGCTAGCGGGAAATACGGGGCGATCATCCTTCCGACCGGCACGTTTCTGCTTTTGCATGAACGGGAGCAATCGCTGCAAGCTTTAAGCAATTTCCATCGTCATCTGGAAAGCGGCGGCCGGTTCATCGTTGATCTGTATTTGCCGGGGAATATCGAGCTGGAGAAAACTTCGACTCGCACTTGGACCCTTGAAAACGGGGACACCATTACGCTGGAAAACAAAAAAGTCGAAGTGGATTGGATTAACCAATATAGTATTTCGCACAACCGCTATGAAAAGTGGCGGGACGGCAAGCTGATTGAAACCGAACTGGAGCGCTTTCCTATGCGCTGGTACGGTGTAGCAGAATTTAGGCTGTTGCTGGAACAGGCGGGATTTACGGCTATCACGATTTCAACCGATTACCGATACGGGGAGTATCCGACTGGAGCGGGACAATGCATCACGTTTGAAGCGGTGAAATAA
- a CDS encoding DUF1801 domain-containing protein: MNVQLNPAVDQYIKELPEHVQQMAVELRQLIFEVSESMTEEIKWGKPSYSRDGLVCYLQTAKSHINFGFYQGAQLDDREGLLEGDGTKMRHIRIRKLADIQPGPFKNLIWEAIDLNRR, from the coding sequence ATGAACGTACAGCTTAATCCAGCAGTCGACCAATACATCAAAGAACTTCCAGAGCATGTCCAGCAAATGGCGGTGGAATTGCGTCAATTGATTTTCGAAGTTTCCGAAAGCATGACCGAAGAAATCAAATGGGGCAAACCTTCTTATTCACGCGACGGCTTGGTATGCTACCTGCAAACCGCTAAAAGCCATATCAATTTCGGCTTTTACCAAGGCGCCCAACTGGATGACCGGGAAGGCCTTCTTGAAGGCGACGGTACAAAGATGCGCCATATCCGAATCCGGAAGCTTGCTGACATCCAGCCGGGACCGTTCAAAAACTTAATTTGGGAAGCGATTGATTTGAATCGGCGCTAA
- a CDS encoding helix-turn-helix domain-containing protein, protein MPTSSIGFTLKDLRKKRKMTLKELADETGVSISFLSQVERGKSSVTLESLRKISDALNVDPSAFFAEGDTDQDELAMRLERFYYKDLSNDVKEADFSPILVTLHPGENEGNAFAHHGYEFIFVVEGVLTVEVDGRQFELSEQQSTMFDARQTHYWFNLTDRDVRFLVVSSKTK, encoded by the coding sequence ATGCCAACGAGTTCAATTGGCTTTACGCTGAAAGATCTTCGCAAAAAGCGAAAAATGACATTAAAAGAATTAGCTGATGAGACCGGTGTGTCCATCAGTTTCCTGTCTCAAGTGGAACGGGGAAAATCAAGCGTCACGCTGGAATCGCTGCGGAAGATTTCCGATGCCTTGAATGTGGATCCCAGTGCATTCTTTGCTGAAGGCGATACTGATCAGGACGAGCTGGCGATGCGGCTGGAACGGTTTTATTATAAGGACTTATCGAATGATGTAAAAGAAGCGGACTTTTCTCCGATTCTCGTCACCTTGCATCCCGGGGAAAACGAAGGCAACGCGTTTGCTCATCACGGCTATGAATTTATTTTCGTCGTGGAAGGCGTATTGACTGTGGAAGTGGATGGCCGGCAATTTGAACTCAGCGAGCAGCAATCGACGATGTTCGATGCGCGCCAAACGCATTACTGGTTTAATTTGACCGACCGCGACGTACGCTTTCTGGTGGTTTCATCCAAAACGAAATGA